One window of Botrimarina mediterranea genomic DNA carries:
- a CDS encoding mechanosensitive ion channel domain-containing protein: MQVDRLAYVAATFVLFGVLSGTVALAKPITDEPITDEPLNVASETIDAPAAVDPAVVQAAAIEPAALSSATDSVLSVERVEQLLQDIEQRAELDAETRKLAADAYRAALAELRRAAEFAAQAESFGRDAVGVNHRIEQLKQQLEEVKRKEPFTAADATLADLEQAVAKTELQLATLKTAQAAAEAEPQHRLNLRKEVRTRIVAIQEALSALASQAPATDLHPDLAAAKSIEMAARRMALEAEAPALESRIAKFDAEDAADLLRMQSDLAAKQTAFAEQQLQKLRDEVKAARDAAAEESVRKARLEAIVAAPALKHLAERNQELAETEQAIYKQLSTAERDLKAANEAFESLDRQFKLMKQKVETVGLTSSVGAQLRRQRATLPDINQRRQAIAKRSATTDEVQYQAIEYDDERQTLGDADAVVASILAEAPPRDGFGIAFLEEAARELVDSKRKYLGSLSRAYIEYLDTLGDLDFKDQQVVSLTDQYAKFIDERVLWIRSGRAMTHEQVLDTADAWLLNPTKWLDIGATLVRDAIATPWLYAIILGSFGALVGRGARLRRDLNEAGDIAARANCRTIEPTLRTIALTVLVSAAWPGIVALLSWRLRVAGGDDSEAAAVGYGLYCVCLIWAPLELIRQVCRPRGLAEAHFAWPTTVTQSLRRRLRWLTVLGLPFAFLAATLHSSNPTPGHDALERCCFIVGMALLMVFVFRLLSTGGLLREHIAYHQGGWVDRLSHLWPWLAVVPPLTLLGLAFAGYYYTAQILAWRLFASVCFLVALWLVRDLLLRMLLLRRRNLSIEQARQRAATATAAAEADGGSAAVVAGIVASNQQSDLSAHNQQTRRLLGAGVFAGCVVGLWLIWVQVLPALGMLDKYPLWSTAVATAQPAAATSTMPTAAAMGTPKADASVAVAAGKNTVTLSDLGLAFLVTFVTFVLFRNGPGLLEIALLQKLPLDASVRYAITTLASYAIVMIGTIMACSTIGLQWSQIQWLATALTFGLAFGLQEMFANFVAGLIILLERPIRVGDVVTVDEITGVVSRIRIRATSITNWDRKEYVVPNKEFITGRLLNWTLTDKVNRVVVNVGVAYGTDTNRVQELLLTIAAENPLVLKDPAPVASFEGFGDNSLNFVLRTYLAALDYRLQVTHELHTAINNAFNAEGIEIAFPQRDLHIRTAPEVLAVALNKSASSPSQAKEAA, translated from the coding sequence ATGCAGGTTGATCGATTGGCGTATGTCGCCGCGACTTTCGTTCTCTTCGGCGTTCTCTCCGGCACCGTCGCGCTAGCCAAGCCGATCACCGACGAGCCAATCACCGACGAGCCGCTCAACGTCGCGTCCGAGACCATCGATGCGCCCGCGGCCGTCGATCCCGCGGTCGTTCAAGCCGCGGCGATCGAGCCAGCCGCCCTCTCCAGCGCGACCGATTCGGTCCTCTCAGTCGAACGGGTTGAACAACTCCTGCAAGATATCGAACAGAGGGCCGAGCTCGACGCAGAGACACGCAAGCTAGCAGCGGACGCCTATCGCGCCGCCCTGGCCGAACTGCGGCGCGCCGCGGAGTTCGCCGCCCAAGCCGAATCGTTCGGGCGCGACGCCGTCGGCGTCAATCATCGGATCGAGCAACTGAAGCAGCAGCTCGAAGAAGTCAAGAGAAAAGAGCCGTTCACAGCCGCTGATGCGACGCTCGCCGATCTGGAACAAGCGGTCGCTAAGACCGAGTTGCAACTCGCGACGCTAAAGACCGCCCAGGCCGCTGCCGAAGCGGAGCCGCAGCACCGCTTGAACCTTCGCAAAGAAGTCCGCACACGCATCGTCGCGATCCAGGAAGCCCTCTCGGCTCTGGCGTCGCAGGCGCCGGCTACCGACTTGCACCCCGATCTCGCTGCTGCGAAGAGCATCGAGATGGCCGCCCGTCGCATGGCGCTCGAGGCCGAAGCGCCGGCGCTGGAGAGTAGAATCGCCAAGTTCGACGCCGAGGACGCCGCCGACCTGCTGCGGATGCAGAGCGACCTCGCCGCAAAGCAGACGGCTTTTGCCGAACAGCAACTGCAAAAGCTCCGTGACGAGGTGAAGGCCGCGCGCGACGCCGCCGCCGAAGAATCGGTCCGCAAGGCGCGGCTCGAAGCGATCGTCGCGGCCCCGGCTTTGAAGCACCTGGCGGAGCGCAATCAAGAACTCGCCGAGACCGAGCAAGCGATCTACAAACAGCTGTCCACCGCCGAGCGCGACCTCAAGGCGGCCAATGAAGCGTTCGAGTCGCTCGATCGGCAGTTCAAATTGATGAAGCAGAAGGTCGAGACGGTGGGTCTCACCAGTTCGGTCGGGGCTCAGCTCCGTCGGCAGCGGGCGACGCTCCCCGACATCAACCAGCGGCGTCAGGCGATCGCCAAGCGGAGCGCAACCACCGACGAGGTCCAGTATCAAGCCATCGAGTATGACGACGAACGGCAGACCCTCGGCGACGCCGACGCGGTCGTCGCGTCGATCCTCGCCGAAGCGCCGCCGCGGGACGGCTTCGGGATCGCCTTCCTCGAAGAAGCCGCCCGCGAGTTGGTCGACAGCAAGCGCAAGTATCTGGGTTCGTTGAGCCGAGCCTACATCGAGTACTTGGATACGCTCGGTGACCTGGATTTCAAAGACCAGCAGGTCGTATCACTAACCGACCAGTACGCGAAGTTCATCGACGAGCGTGTGCTATGGATCCGCAGCGGCCGGGCGATGACGCACGAGCAGGTTCTCGACACGGCGGATGCGTGGCTTCTTAATCCGACGAAGTGGCTGGATATCGGCGCAACACTGGTCCGCGACGCAATTGCTACCCCGTGGCTTTATGCGATCATCCTCGGTTCGTTTGGCGCCCTCGTGGGACGCGGAGCCAGGCTGCGGCGCGACCTCAATGAAGCGGGCGACATCGCCGCGCGCGCCAACTGCCGGACGATCGAGCCGACGCTGCGCACCATCGCCCTGACTGTGCTGGTGTCGGCGGCATGGCCGGGAATCGTCGCGTTACTCTCGTGGCGGCTGCGAGTCGCGGGGGGGGACGATTCTGAGGCGGCCGCGGTTGGCTACGGGCTTTACTGCGTGTGTCTGATCTGGGCTCCGCTGGAGTTGATCCGCCAGGTATGCCGCCCCCGCGGTCTAGCCGAAGCGCACTTTGCATGGCCGACAACGGTCACGCAGTCGCTACGCCGACGCTTGCGGTGGCTCACCGTGTTGGGACTGCCCTTCGCGTTCTTGGCGGCGACGCTGCACTCCAGCAATCCGACGCCGGGGCACGACGCCCTCGAACGCTGCTGTTTCATCGTCGGCATGGCGCTGTTGATGGTGTTCGTTTTTCGACTCTTGTCGACTGGCGGCTTGCTTCGCGAGCACATCGCTTACCACCAAGGGGGCTGGGTCGACCGGCTGAGCCACCTCTGGCCCTGGCTGGCGGTCGTGCCGCCGCTGACGCTGTTGGGGCTCGCGTTCGCGGGCTACTACTACACGGCACAGATTCTGGCCTGGCGGCTCTTCGCTTCGGTCTGCTTCTTAGTGGCGTTGTGGCTCGTCCGCGACTTGCTGCTGCGTATGCTGCTGCTCCGACGCCGGAACCTGAGCATTGAGCAAGCCCGCCAACGCGCCGCTACCGCCACCGCAGCGGCGGAGGCCGACGGAGGGAGCGCCGCCGTCGTTGCCGGCATTGTGGCGAGCAATCAGCAATCCGATCTTTCAGCGCACAACCAACAAACGCGGCGGCTGCTGGGCGCCGGCGTCTTCGCGGGCTGTGTGGTCGGGCTCTGGCTGATCTGGGTCCAAGTCCTGCCGGCGCTCGGCATGCTCGACAAGTACCCGCTATGGAGCACCGCCGTAGCCACCGCGCAGCCGGCCGCCGCAACGAGCACCATGCCAACCGCGGCGGCAATGGGCACACCGAAAGCCGACGCAAGCGTCGCTGTTGCTGCCGGCAAGAACACCGTGACGCTTTCCGACCTGGGGCTGGCGTTCCTCGTGACGTTCGTCACGTTCGTGCTCTTCCGCAACGGCCCGGGCCTCCTTGAGATCGCCCTCTTACAGAAGCTGCCGCTCGATGCGTCGGTGCGCTACGCGATCACGACGCTCGCCAGCTACGCGATCGTGATGATCGGCACGATCATGGCGTGCTCGACGATCGGCCTGCAGTGGTCGCAGATCCAGTGGCTCGCCACCGCGCTAACCTTTGGTTTGGCGTTCGGCTTGCAGGAAATGTTCGCCAACTTCGTGGCGGGCCTCATCATCTTGCTCGAGCGGCCGATCCGCGTCGGCGACGTTGTCACCGTCGACGAAATCACCGGCGTCGTGTCACGGATCCGCATCCGCGCGACTTCGATTACTAACTGGGACCGCAAAGAGTACGTCGTTCCCAACAAGGAGTTCATCACTGGCCGGCTCTTGAACTGGACGCTCACGGACAAGGTCAACCGCGTCGTGGTCAACGTCGGCGTCGCCTATGGCACCGACACCAATCGCGTTCAAGAGCTGCTGCTGACGATAGCCGCGGAGAATCCTCTGGTGCTCAAGGACCCCGCGCCGGTGGCGTCGTTCGAAGGGTTCGGCGACAACTCGCTGAACTTCGTTTTGCGGACTTACCTCGCAGCACTGGATTACCGGCTGCAAGTCACGCACGAACTACACACGGCGATCAACAACGCGTTCAACGCGGAAGGGATCGAGATCGCCTTCCCGCAGCGTGATTTGCATATCCGCACGGCGCCGGAGGTGCTCGCGGTCGCTCTCAACAAGTCGGCGAGCAGTCCATCGCAGGCGAAGGAAGCCGCTTGA
- a CDS encoding sugar kinase, with protein MTPSLPMLPIRTDACELDFLALGALVHRLDPGQTPFRAARSFEVHVSGGEYNCAANLASCFGLKTGVATAMVDNPVGELIERQVRERGVRPIYKRFKHDGVRGPNMATVYSDRGCGVRAPVVFYNRSNEAGALLKTGDFDWKAIFGGGVRWFHSGGIFAAIGPQTADLIVEGMQAAKAAGAVTSFDLNYRAKLWKTLEGGEAKGLEMMRKIAANVDVLIGNEEDLQKGLGLEGQDVEHKTELDPNAFFGMIEQVKAKFPNVKAVATTLREVKTTNRHNWGAVLWIEGQRYVSPTMELDVLCRIGGGDGFASGLVYGLLAGKSPEEALRLGWAHGALLTTFAGDVSQASLAEVEALASGGSARVQR; from the coding sequence GTGACGCCCTCCTTGCCGATGTTGCCGATCCGCACCGACGCCTGTGAACTCGATTTCCTCGCCCTCGGCGCCCTCGTGCACCGTCTCGACCCGGGTCAGACGCCGTTCCGCGCGGCTCGTTCGTTCGAGGTCCACGTCTCCGGTGGCGAGTACAACTGCGCGGCGAACCTTGCTAGCTGCTTCGGACTGAAGACAGGGGTCGCCACCGCAATGGTCGATAACCCCGTCGGCGAGCTGATCGAGCGCCAGGTCCGCGAGCGCGGCGTGCGGCCGATCTACAAGCGATTCAAGCACGACGGCGTCCGCGGACCCAACATGGCGACCGTCTACAGCGACCGCGGCTGCGGCGTCCGCGCGCCGGTCGTGTTCTACAACCGCTCGAACGAGGCGGGCGCCCTGCTCAAGACGGGCGACTTCGATTGGAAGGCGATCTTCGGCGGCGGCGTGCGCTGGTTCCACTCCGGCGGCATCTTCGCGGCGATCGGCCCGCAAACGGCCGACCTAATCGTCGAAGGGATGCAGGCCGCCAAGGCCGCTGGCGCCGTCACGTCGTTCGACCTCAACTACCGGGCCAAGCTCTGGAAGACACTCGAGGGCGGAGAAGCGAAGGGCCTCGAAATGATGCGGAAGATCGCCGCGAATGTCGACGTGCTGATCGGCAATGAAGAGGACCTGCAGAAGGGCCTCGGCCTCGAAGGCCAGGACGTCGAGCACAAGACGGAACTCGACCCCAACGCCTTCTTCGGCATGATCGAGCAGGTGAAGGCGAAGTTCCCGAACGTCAAAGCCGTCGCCACGACGCTGCGTGAGGTGAAGACCACCAACCGCCACAACTGGGGCGCCGTCCTCTGGATCGAAGGGCAGCGGTACGTCAGCCCGACAATGGAACTCGACGTGCTCTGCCGCATCGGCGGCGGCGACGGCTTTGCCTCGGGGCTCGTGTACGGCCTGCTCGCCGGCAAGTCGCCCGAAGAAGCCCTGCGGCTCGGCTGGGCCCACGGGGCGCTGCTGACGACGTTTGCGGGCGACGTCTCGCAAGCGTCGCTGGCGGAGGTCGAGGCCCTGGCGTCGGGCGGTTCGGCTCGCGTCCAACGCTAA